In Erigeron canadensis isolate Cc75 chromosome 6, C_canadensis_v1, whole genome shotgun sequence, the following are encoded in one genomic region:
- the LOC122604436 gene encoding uncharacterized protein LOC122604436 — protein MSIDKSWTTLDRRSDEFWFGLSAFIERCKDHMTNDGLCRCPCERCENLEWQSLQKIQLHIHSHGFSEHFPIWKFHGKPVVLPIEHSIPQTRGQLHDFLADVRQETHDYEHTTRIDDPMNTTQAPSTNDELDELLKLADLELYPGNNWISSLEFLARLNHLKATSKWTNTSFDGLLSLLKFSMPKQNTIPVSHYDAKKILDKVGLGYQNIDVCKNDCCIFWGDHLKDEVCWKCSESRWIDKNTTGTKVAHKVMRYFSLTPRLKRLYNSRHTAKDMTWHATGQCTEVGKMHHPVDGTTWKGFDKRYPDFASEPRNVRLGLAADGFNPFGNMSVSYSMWPVILTTYNMPPWLCMKESTFMLTLLIPGPKSPGRDMDIFLRPLVEELKSLWSCGVKTQDASTNTTFTMRAMLLWTINDFPARSSLSGWSGQGYLTCPTCAKDTPSCRVHGKTAYVGHRMYLKVDHPWRQSLSFDGKIETRRPPKKKTRKTILAQVNRLPHHPPGKHPLFGGKKRKRDPKIELNWSKRSIFFELEYWPFLELKHNLDVMHIEKNVCESLLNTLLMHKEKSKDTNKARMVLKEWGIREELWLRKTKDGRVVKPHPKYSFSVQDITLFCQFIKGVGLPDGFGSNFSNKVTDNDSKLTGLKSHDHHIMMQRLLPLGVRAYLDSDMVDDIRHGKSSS, from the coding sequence ATGTCGATCGATAAGAGTTGGACTACTTTAGACCGTAGGTCCGATGAATTTTGGTTTGGTCTTTCTGCATTCATCGAGAGGTGTAAGGACCACATGACTAATGATGGTTTATGTCGATGCCCATGTGAAAGATGTGAAAACCTTGAATGGCAATCACTTCAAAAAATACAATTGCACATACATAGTCATGGTTTTAGCGAACATTTCCCTATATGGAAGTTTCACGGTAAACCAGTCGTCCTGCCAATAGAACATTCCATTCCTCAAACGAGAGGACAATTGCATGATTTTCTCGCCGATGTTCGCCAGGAGACGCATGACTATGAACACACCACGCGTATCGATGACCCAATGAACACAACACAAGCACCAAGTACAAATGACGAACTCGATGAGCTGCTCAAACTTGCTGATTTGGAGCTATACCCTGGTAATAACTGGATATCTTCGTTGGAATTTTTGGCCAGGTTGAATCACCTGAAGGCAACTAGTAAATGGACGAATACATCATTCGATGGATTGCTTTCGTTGCTTAAATTTTCTAtgcctaaacaaaatacaatcCCTGTGTCACACTATGATGCTAAGAAGATATTGGACAAAGTTGGGTTAGGATACCAAAACATCGACGTTTGCAAGAACGACTGTTGTATATTTTGGGGTGATCACCTAAAAGACGAAGTTTGTTGGAAATGTTCTGAGAGTAGATGGATAGATAAAAACACTACGGGGACGAAAGTAGCACACAAGGTGATGCGTTACTTTTCGTTGACTCCTCGGTTGAAGCGTTTGTATAACTCAAGACACACTGCAAAAGATATGACTTGGCATGCGACTGGACAGTGTACGGAAGTTGGTAAGATGCATCACCCGGTGGATGGTACAACATGGAAAGGCTTCGACAAAAGGTATCCAGATTTTGCCAGTGAACCTAGAAATGTCAGATTAGGGTTGGCTGCTGATGGTTTCAATCCATTTGGCAACATGAGTGTATCTTATAGCATGTGGCCGGTCATATTGACGACATACAATATGCCTCCCTGGCTATGTATGAAAGAGTCTACATTTATGCTAACGTTGTTAATTCCTGGCCCTAAATCACCTGGGAGGGACATGGATATTTTTTTGAGGCCATTGGTTGAAGAATTGAAAAGTCTATGGTCTTGCGGAGTCAAAACACAAGATGCTTCTACAAACACTACCTTCACAATGCGTGCTATGCTTTTATGGACCATCAATGATTTCCCTGCTCGTAGTAGTTTGTCTGGTTGGAGTGGCCAAGGTTACTTAACATGCCCTACATGTGCCAAGGATACTCCATCGTGTCGTGTCCATGGGAAAACCGCTTATGTAGGTCATAGAATGTATCTAAAGGTGGACCATCCATGGAGGCAAAGCCTCTCATTTGATGGCAAGATCGAGACTCGACGTCCTCCcaaaaagaaaacaaggaaAACTATCTTAGCACAAGTTAATAGGTTGCCGCATCATCCTCCGGGAAAACATCCTCTTTTTGGGGGTAAGAAAAGAAAACGTGATCCaaaaattgaattgaattggaGTAAGCGTTCTATTTTCTTCGAGCTTGAATATTGGCCTTTTCTTGAGCTAAAACATAATTTGGATGTCATGCATATAGAGAAAAATGTTTGTGAGAGTTTGTTAAATACTTTGTTAATGCACAAGGAAAAATCAAAAGACACCAATAAGGCAAGGATGGTGTTGAAAGAATGGGGCATTCGCGAAGAGTTGTGGCTCAGAAAAACCAAGGATGGTAGGGTCGTTAAGCCTCATCCCAAATACTCTTTCTCAGTTCAGGACATAACTCTTTTTTGTCAATTCATCAAGGGAGTAGGGTTACCTGATGGTTTTGGCTCAAACTTCAGTAACAAAGTAACCGACAATGATAGCAAGTTAACAGGGCTCAAGTCTCATGACCATCATATAATGATGCAACGGTTGCTTCCACTCGGTGTTCGAGCGTATTTAGACTCAGACATGGTTGATGACATCAGACATGGTAAAAGCTCAAGCTAA